Proteins encoded within one genomic window of Columba livia isolate bColLiv1 breed racing homer unplaced genomic scaffold, bColLiv1.pat.W.v2 Scaffold_134, whole genome shotgun sequence:
- the LOC135577691 gene encoding olfactory receptor 14J1-like translates to MSNSSSITQFLLLPFTDTQELQLLHFWLFLGIYLAALLGNGLVITTIAWDQHLHTPMYFFLLNLALLDLGSISTIVPKSMANSLWNTRAISYTGYAAQLFSFAFLITAEYSMLTVMSYDRYVAICKPLHYGTLLGSRACVHMAAAAWATGFLTALLHTANTFSLPLCKGNALGQFFCEIPQILKLSCSHSYLREIRLIVISFSVVFGCFVFIVVSYVQIFRAVLRIPSEQGRHKAFSTCLPHLAVVSLFLSTIIFAHLKPPSISSPSLDLVVSVLYSVVPPAVNPLIYSMRNQELKDSLWKLMAGLFSEAINSPSSAA, encoded by the coding sequence atgtccaacagcagctccatcacccagttcctcctcctgccgttcacagacacacaggagctgcagctcttgcacttctggctcttcctgggcatctacctggcggCCCTGCTGGGCAACGGCCTggtcatcaccaccatagcctgggaccagcacctccacacccccatgtacttcttcctgctcaacctcgccctcctcgacctgggctccatctctaccattgtccccaagtccatggcaaATTCCCTCTGGAACACCAGGGCTATCTCCTACACAGGATATGCTGcacagctcttttcatttgccttcttgATAACAGCAGAGTATTCTATGCTCACAGTCATGTcttacgaccgctacgttgccatctgcaaacccctgcactacgggaccctcctgggcagcagagcttgtgtccacatggcagcagctgcctgggccactgggtttctcactgctctgctgcacacagccaatacattttcactgcccctgtgcaagggcaatgccctgggccagttcttctgtgaaatcccccagatcctcaagctctcctgctcacactcctacctcagggagaTTCGCCTTATTGTGATAAGTTTCTCGGTAgtatttgggtgttttgtgttcattgtggtgtcctatgtgcagatcttcagggccgtgctgaggatcccctctgagcagggtcggcacaaagccttttccacctgcctccctcacctggccgtggtctccctgttcctcagcactatCATAtttgcccacctgaagcccccctctatatcctccccatccctggacctggtggtgtctgttctgtactcggtggtgcctccagcagtgaaccccctcatctacagcatgaggaaccaggagctcaaggattcCCTGTGGAAACTGATGGCTggattattttctgaagcaataaatagcCCATCATCTGCTGCATAA